The Poriferisphaera corsica DNA segment CTATCCGTCTTTTCGAATGGGTCCCAACATCATACGAACTCGATTGCATTCTCAGTAAACATGACTTCGAGCAAGTACAAACCATTTTGCAGCCTCAGTCTTTCGAGATCACTGAGAACTACAGTCAAACTGATCGTGAATTTCATTCGTATAATCGTGACTACCTAATCGATGGCCGATATCGCATCACCGGTGACGTCCAGATGCCCAAGACAGATCTTTACGGCCACATGGTCCGCGCACTTCTTGACGATCAAATCACTTTCATCCATAACCCCAACCATCAACGCCTGCTGACCGAAGACAATGGATTCACATCTCTTCAAGCCGCCGTACATGCAACTGAACTTGCCTCGCAATTGGGTTCACCATTCAAATAAAGTTCGCAAACAAGAGTGCCCGCGAACATAATCGTTATCAACATCATGCAAAATTTTTATTCTCGGGGTGTTGCAACACCTTCCATCAACTCCTGAGCATCAATGACCGCTTGCGCTAATTCCGCCATTGGACGCCTGGTATCTCGAGATTGTTTTTGCAATCGCCGCATCGCTTCAGATTCGCTCAGCCCAAGATTTTGCATGATCAAGCCTTTCGCTCGCTCAATAAGCTTGCGATCTGCCAATCGTTTTTCTAACAATGCACATTCAAGCTCAGCTTTGCGTTTCTCAAGATACCGCTGCCAAGCCACCGTCATCGATACTCGAAGCGTATCTGCACTCACCGGCTTCAACAGGTATCCGATCACACCCAAATCACCCGCTGCTTCAACATACTCACGATCACTGTATGCACTCACGATCATGACCGGTATACCCATCTCTTCATATAGCACCTTCGCCGCCTCAAGCCCTGTCATCTCCGGCATGCGCAGATCCAATAGAGCAATGTCCGGTCGTTTTTCGCGCGCAAGATCAATAACCTTGCGACCGTTCGATGCCATGCCCAGAACTTCGTAACCTAGCCCAGTGAGTTCCTCGCACAGACTCCTCGCCAGAAGATGTTCATCCTCTGCAATGATGACTGTGCGCACCTCTGGTAACGCAGCTCCGCGACTTGTAGCCTTGTCAGACTCAAAATTCGCCATTTTCTTTTCCCAGATTTTCAAAAATTCTATCCGTTGCCCTCCATCAACCGTACGCGTCCAAACCCGACGAATGTCGTTCCATCCAAAATAATGATATGCAAACGGTTAAATACGAAGGCAATTAAATGTTACCCGATTTAGTAGTTCCGGCATACCTTGTTTCGATCATTTACTTTTCCCCCATTTTTATACACACTTATAAACCCTTCTCATGCCTGATCTTCCCAGTACTACAAACATTCACACTCAAACTAACAAAATCAATTTAGTTAACTTTTACATTCATACACTCAAATGGAAGTACGTCCAATAATTCTCATTTCACGTAAAAACCCCTCGTCCGATCATAACTTCGATTAAGTCCCCACAACTAACCGTCGATAACCCCTGTGACTTCTGTAACGGTTGCGCGACCTATGCCGCGCATCTCTGAACCGATAACACAGCAGCCACAGGGAAAAGCAGTGTCACAAATTAGTACCGCAGACAACCTATTTAAGCCGCCGCAAACGATTGTCATTCAGCCACGCAAGCGTCTATCCGTTCGGGATTTCACAGAGATGTGGCAATATCGAGATCTTTGCTGGACGCTGTCGATTCGTGACATACAGATCCGTTACAAACAAACGCTTCTCGGAGCTGTTTGGGCGTTACTCCAACCGCTCGCCACCTCAGGTGTTGCCACCGTTGTGTTTGGCCATTTCCTTGGCCTCGCCTCCGGATCACTCGCCGATTACTTCCTGCAAGTTTTCCCCGCAATGATCATCTGGAGCCTCTTCTCAGCCATCATCACAGCTACAAGTAATAGCCTTGTCAGCAATGCTGAAATGCTTCGCAAAGTCTATTTCCCACGTCTGATTATCCCACTCAGTTCCGCTGGCGCTCCCCTCCTTGATTTCCTCGTTGCATCATCCGTTGCAATCGCATTCCTCACATTCACTACTCAAAGTATCTCCATCCATTTTCTCCTCATTCCCTTGATTGTTCTCTCGACACTGATTGCGGCATTCGGAATCGGCCTCTCGTTGGCAGCTCTTACTGTCGTTTACCGCGATTTTCGACTGGTTGTCCCTTTTATGGTTCAACTACTCTTCTTTGTGACACCCGTACTCTACGCCCTCCCCGTCACAGACAAATGGCTCCCCTACGCAAGCCTCAATCCGATGTTCGGCCCGATCACAACGCTCCGCGCCATACTCGAAGGCAATCCTTATTCCTTCACACCATGGGCTATTTCTCTCAGTATTTCCGCAACCACGCTTTCCTTCGGCATCTTTGTCTTCACACGCATCGAAAGAAAATTCGCTGACATTGTTTAATCAAACAACTCACCGTTGTTTCAAGGACTACAAATGAGTGACCCGGTCATCCAAGTAAATAATCTCAGCAAGCTCTACAACCGTGGGCAGCAATCAACGATTCACAAAAACTTCGTTGACACTTTCTCAAACCTCATCAATTTTCGTAACAGACAGAAAAACACGACCAACAAAAAAGAAAATCAATTCTGGGCTCTCGATAACATCAATTTCTCCCTGGCTTCAGGCGAATGCCTCGGCATCATCGGCCACAACGGTGCAGGAAAATCAACACTACTGAAAATCCTCTCTCGCATCACCGCCCCAACGCAAGGTCGCATCGAAATCGCAGGGCGTGTCGCATCACTTCTCGAAGTAGGCACCGGGTTTCATCCCGAACTGACCGGCCGTGAAAACATCTTTCTGAACGGCACCGTCCTCGGTATGACCCGCTCAGAAGTCAAACGAAAACTCGATGAAATCATCGAATTTTCTGGTGTTGCAGAAGCACTCGATACGCCAGTTAAACGTTACTCTTCAGGAATGCGTGTACGTCTCGCTTTCGCTGTCGCAGCCCACCTCGATCCCGAAATTCTTATCGTCGATGAAGTCCTCGCCGTTGGCGACATGGACTTCCAAAAGAAATGTCTCGGTAAAATGCAGCAAGCATACAAAGAAGATCGCACCGTGCTCTTCGTCTCTCACAATCTCTCAGCAGTCCAATCTCTATGCACCCGCTGTATCTGGCTCGACAATGGCCAAATTCGCGCGATGGGTGATACCGCAGATGTCATTGAACAATATCTCGCCACCGCTTCCGACCGATCAAGTTGCGATACAAAGAACAATAAACGCTATTACGACAAACATGGCATCGATGCACGCATAACCCGAATTGAACCCAGTATGCAGCACAATGCTGGCTTCTACTACAAACAACCACTTTCATTCAAGATCCACATCGACGCGAAATCTCATCATTTTAATCAGCGTTTCCGTGCTTCCATTCACGATCTCTCAGGCGGCACCATAATCACAAACTTCTCTACCCCCAATATCTCCCTCACTCCCGAACGTGATAATGTCTTCACTCTCACCATCCATGAAGAAAACCTGGTCCCAGGTTCGTACAAACTTTCCCTCTCAATTGGGCAAGGTATGCAAGATCAAGCCCGCGCCGACCTCGACACAATCGTCGACGGCCCAACATTTGCCATACACCCGCTCTCTCAAAATGGTCAAACCCTACACAACTGGTCACGCAATCTAGGCCCCCTCACTCACAACAATGTTTCAGTCATCAACGCATATGTCCATGAAAACAAGGCCGCCTAGTAAGGATCACAAATGCATATGCCATCACATAACCACACACCACTCGTCACCGTCGTTATCCCGACATGGAATGATGACCAATATATTAGTGAAGCAATCCAAAGTATACTCAAACAAACATTCACCGACTTCGAACTCATCATCGCTAACGATGGTTCAACAGACAATACACCTGTCATCGCAGAAAAATTTGCCAAGCAAGACGACCGCATCATCATCCTCAACAAGCCTCATTCCAATGGCTCTATCATTCGCAATCATGCACTCGAAATAACACGCGGCCAATTTACCGCTGTTATGGATGCCGACGACTATTCGGATCACACTCGGCTTGAAAAACAAGTGAATTTTCTTCTCGAAAACCCAGATCATGTCGCCGTCGGCTCATGGTTCGTCCGTGTTGATCCTGAAGGTAATACTCTTGGCATGAAAATGCTTCCCGAAACACACGAAGAAATCGACAGCTTACATATTGAAGGCAACGCCGGTGCGATCGCACACAGCTCTCTGATGTATCGTACTGATGCCTTCCGAGATATCGGCGGTTATAGCGAACGCCCATGCGCAACCGACTACGATCTCGCTTTAAAACTAGCTGAAAAAGGCAGAATCGCAAACCTCCCAGAGGTTCTCTACTACTGGCGTCAACACCTGAAATCAACATCATCGAACAAAAGCATAGAGCAAGCTCGTTGTGCTTTTCAAGCATGGATCGATGCCCGCAATCGCCGCGATCTTCCCATCGATCATAATACTGCGGAACGATTAGGTGACGAAATCAAAACGATGAAGCCCGCCACCAAAGCCCAAATTCTTTCCCTCTGGTCGCGTTATGCACTTCACTATGGTGAGCTTCCCGTTGCACGCAAACATGCCATGCACGCTCTTGCCCGCAACCCATTTTGCCTGCAAAACTGGCGCATTTTCAAATGGTCACTCACGGGTTAATCGGATTAAACAAATGACGCAATACCTAACAAACAACACGACAACTCACAGTCCTTTAATCTCCGTATTGATGCCCGTTTACAATGCGCAGGACTATCTTACTGAAGCCATCGAATCAATTCTCAATCAAACAAGCTCTGATTTTGAGCTTATTTGTATCAACGATGGATCGACCGATGATTCTCTCTCCATCCTCAATGGCTACCAAAAATGTGATCCACGTATCATTGTTCTATCCCAGGAAAATCAAGGTGTTGTCGGCTCAAGAAACAATGCTCTAACTCATGCTAAGGGAGAGTTTATCGCACTTATGGACGCTGATGATCTCTGTGATCCGACACGCTTCGAAAAGCAGATTGGTTTCCTCAAAGCCAATCCCGATCACGTTGCAGTCGGATCCTACCTCATCCGTTCTGACCCCTATGGTTCACCCGCTGGCATGCAAAAACCGCCACTAAACCACGAAACGATCGAATCGGCACTCATCCAGGGCGACGGCTCCGCTATTACACAAGCCACAATGATGATCCGCACCCATGCTCTTAAAGCAATCAACGGCTGGTCACCAGAATACAACTTTGTAGAAGACCTAGATATGCAAATCCGCCTGAGTGAATTGGGCAAACTTGCAAATCTTCCAGAGGCGCTTTTTACTTATCGCCGCCACATGAACTCATTCTGCTTTCGCAACTATAAATCCATGACGACACAAATCGCAGACATCCTTAACCAAGCTTACAAGCGTAGAAATCTTGATAAGCAAGTAACACTGTATCAAGTTCGTCCAGACCTAAATCAGAAGCATAATCCTGCAGATATTTATCGCAACTGGGCATATCACGCTATCGAGAACCGCAATCGTCTCATTGCCTGCAAACATGCTTTGAATGCCCTACGCCGCGACCCGTTTAACACTAAATCCTGGAAAGTAGCCTACTGCTCACTAAGCGCTTAATAGGTTAAGAAGAATATGTCGTTCCACACGATCAAACAAAAATACTGGACCATGCTTAACAAAATTGAGCAGCGTCGGCATCCCTACGAGACGGTTTTATCTCCCCACGATTGGCAATCCGCTATCGATAGCCTTCTCCCACACAACACGCCAATCACACTTGTAGACGGCGGTGCCCACGACGGCATCTTTGCCAAGCAATACGCACAGAATTTCTCCAACATACACATTCATGCCTTCGAGCCCAATACGGAACTTGCTGGCAAACTCAGCGGCAATCTCTCAGGTATTCCGCACACCATCAATCATACTGCACTCGGCAACA contains these protein-coding regions:
- a CDS encoding ABC transporter ATP-binding protein, which codes for MSDPVIQVNNLSKLYNRGQQSTIHKNFVDTFSNLINFRNRQKNTTNKKENQFWALDNINFSLASGECLGIIGHNGAGKSTLLKILSRITAPTQGRIEIAGRVASLLEVGTGFHPELTGRENIFLNGTVLGMTRSEVKRKLDEIIEFSGVAEALDTPVKRYSSGMRVRLAFAVAAHLDPEILIVDEVLAVGDMDFQKKCLGKMQQAYKEDRTVLFVSHNLSAVQSLCTRCIWLDNGQIRAMGDTADVIEQYLATASDRSSCDTKNNKRYYDKHGIDARITRIEPSMQHNAGFYYKQPLSFKIHIDAKSHHFNQRFRASIHDLSGGTIITNFSTPNISLTPERDNVFTLTIHEENLVPGSYKLSLSIGQGMQDQARADLDTIVDGPTFAIHPLSQNGQTLHNWSRNLGPLTHNNVSVINAYVHENKAA
- a CDS encoding ANTAR domain-containing response regulator, translated to MANFESDKATSRGAALPEVRTVIIAEDEHLLARSLCEELTGLGYEVLGMASNGRKVIDLAREKRPDIALLDLRMPEMTGLEAAKVLYEEMGIPVMIVSAYSDREYVEAAGDLGVIGYLLKPVSADTLRVSMTVAWQRYLEKRKAELECALLEKRLADRKLIERAKGLIMQNLGLSESEAMRRLQKQSRDTRRPMAELAQAVIDAQELMEGVATPRE
- a CDS encoding glycosyltransferase family 2 protein: MHMPSHNHTPLVTVVIPTWNDDQYISEAIQSILKQTFTDFELIIANDGSTDNTPVIAEKFAKQDDRIIILNKPHSNGSIIRNHALEITRGQFTAVMDADDYSDHTRLEKQVNFLLENPDHVAVGSWFVRVDPEGNTLGMKMLPETHEEIDSLHIEGNAGAIAHSSLMYRTDAFRDIGGYSERPCATDYDLALKLAEKGRIANLPEVLYYWRQHLKSTSSNKSIEQARCAFQAWIDARNRRDLPIDHNTAERLGDEIKTMKPATKAQILSLWSRYALHYGELPVARKHAMHALARNPFCLQNWRIFKWSLTG
- a CDS encoding ABC transporter permease, which translates into the protein MSQISTADNLFKPPQTIVIQPRKRLSVRDFTEMWQYRDLCWTLSIRDIQIRYKQTLLGAVWALLQPLATSGVATVVFGHFLGLASGSLADYFLQVFPAMIIWSLFSAIITATSNSLVSNAEMLRKVYFPRLIIPLSSAGAPLLDFLVASSVAIAFLTFTTQSISIHFLLIPLIVLSTLIAAFGIGLSLAALTVVYRDFRLVVPFMVQLLFFVTPVLYALPVTDKWLPYASLNPMFGPITTLRAILEGNPYSFTPWAISLSISATTLSFGIFVFTRIERKFADIV
- a CDS encoding glycosyltransferase family 2 protein, whose protein sequence is MTQYLTNNTTTHSPLISVLMPVYNAQDYLTEAIESILNQTSSDFELICINDGSTDDSLSILNGYQKCDPRIIVLSQENQGVVGSRNNALTHAKGEFIALMDADDLCDPTRFEKQIGFLKANPDHVAVGSYLIRSDPYGSPAGMQKPPLNHETIESALIQGDGSAITQATMMIRTHALKAINGWSPEYNFVEDLDMQIRLSELGKLANLPEALFTYRRHMNSFCFRNYKSMTTQIADILNQAYKRRNLDKQVTLYQVRPDLNQKHNPADIYRNWAYHAIENRNRLIACKHALNALRRDPFNTKSWKVAYCSLSA